A single window of Arcobacter sp. CECT 8983 DNA harbors:
- a CDS encoding MotA/TolQ/ExbB proton channel family protein: MIDLYIDNFFNFFDKGGFVLYIVFAIALFLWALLIERYIYISFEYKKYAKALKQELSQNEFNQKFKEEIKKYLIEESNIKLKSGLSFIKTLIIVCPLVGLLGTVTGMIEVFDVMALSGTSNVKSMASGVSMATIPTMAGMVVALSGILFEKKLELSIKYHTDKLYLEISKVL; encoded by the coding sequence ATGATTGATTTATATATAGATAACTTCTTTAACTTTTTTGATAAAGGTGGTTTTGTTTTATATATCGTATTTGCAATTGCCCTATTTCTTTGGGCATTGCTAATTGAAAGATATATTTATATTAGCTTTGAATATAAAAAATATGCAAAAGCTTTAAAGCAAGAATTATCACAAAATGAATTTAATCAAAAATTTAAAGAAGAGATAAAAAAGTATTTAATTGAAGAATCAAATATCAAACTAAAATCAGGTCTTAGTTTTATAAAGACTTTGATTATTGTTTGTCCATTAGTTGGTTTATTAGGAACTGTTACAGGAATGATTGAAGTATTTGATGTAATGGCACTAAGTGGTACAAGTAATGTAAAATCAATGGCAAGTGGTGTATCAATGGCAACTATTCCAACAATGGCTGGAATGGTAGTTGCACTTAGTGGAATACTATTTGAAAAGAAATTAGAATTATCAATAAAGTACCATACAGATAAGTTATATTTAGAAATATCAAAGGTTTTATAA
- a CDS encoding ABC transporter permease → MNFILKILKDFPKYIWSGWGSIASIFLFFALWDLGNQIYGNLVLPSPKETILTLISIILNDETITNIVITIKRAFFGFFISLIFGSLLGLLAGLFVTASMMSRPIVTILVGMPPIAWIVLAMIWFGMSDMTVVFTVVVASFSIVFVGALQGTRTLEGNLKEMADSFNLSFKMKMLDLYFPHIFSYVFPAWISALGMSWKIVVMAELLSANEGIGASLAIARSQLDTPTALALVLIMVGSLLLIEYLILEPIKREVEAWRD, encoded by the coding sequence ATGAATTTTATATTAAAAATATTAAAAGACTTTCCTAAATATATCTGGAGTGGTTGGGGCTCAATTGCCTCTATTTTTCTATTTTTTGCACTATGGGATTTAGGGAATCAAATATATGGAAACCTTGTATTGCCAAGTCCAAAAGAAACAATCCTAACATTAATTTCAATTATTTTAAATGATGAAACTATCACAAATATAGTAATTACTATAAAAAGAGCCTTCTTTGGATTTTTTATCTCACTTATTTTTGGTTCTTTATTAGGCTTATTAGCAGGTCTTTTTGTAACTGCTTCAATGATGAGTAGACCAATAGTTACTATTCTTGTAGGGATGCCTCCAATAGCTTGGATAGTTTTAGCAATGATTTGGTTTGGAATGAGTGATATGACAGTTGTATTTACAGTAGTTGTTGCTTCCTTTTCTATTGTTTTTGTAGGAGCATTACAAGGGACTAGAACCTTAGAAGGTAACCTAAAAGAGATGGCTGATAGTTTCAATTTATCTTTTAAAATGAAAATGCTTGATTTGTATTTTCCTCATATTTTCTCTTATGTATTTCCTGCTTGGATTAGTGCCTTAGGAATGTCATGGAAGATTGTAGTTATGGCTGAGTTACTTTCAGCAAATGAAGGAATTGGAGCAAGCTTAGCAATTGCAAGAAGTCAATTAGATACACCAACTGCCCTAGCCCTTGTTTTAATTATGGTTGGAAGTCTACTTCTAATTGAATATTTAATATTAGAGCCCATAAAAAGAGAGGTTGAAGCATGGAGAGATTAG
- a CDS encoding biopolymer transporter ExbD, which translates to MRRFSQKNNKEETEINLTPMLDVVFIMLIFFIVTTSFVKEAGIEVNRPSAKTSQQKSEANILIAIKNNDEIWIDKRMVDIRAIRSNIERLKASNTQSSVVVQSDKDARTGVLVKVMDQVRLAGITNISISTLKN; encoded by the coding sequence ATGAGAAGATTTTCACAAAAGAATAATAAAGAAGAAACAGAAATAAACTTAACTCCAATGCTTGATGTTGTTTTTATTATGTTAATTTTCTTTATTGTTACAACCTCTTTTGTAAAAGAAGCAGGTATAGAAGTAAATAGACCAAGTGCAAAAACAAGTCAACAAAAAAGTGAAGCAAATATCTTAATAGCTATTAAAAATAATGATGAAATTTGGATTGATAAAAGAATGGTTGATATTAGAGCAATTAGATCAAATATAGAAAGACTTAAAGCTTCAAATACACAAAGTAGTGTTGTAGTTCAATCAGATAAAGATGCAAGAACAGGTGTACTTGTTAAAGTTATGGATCAAGTAAGACTTGCTGGAATTACAAATATCTCAATTTCTACACTAAAGAATTAA
- a CDS encoding energy transducer TonB: MRILIAVVVSLVISIAMFVLMQKMTSTQSEHIKKETKPVQLTYLRDKKDTVIEKKKRVKPKEPIKKVEPKKLELKTKLNQELNKNVKIKPLDIRQNIDISSINSLTGAKINIGSNLLDANMLTALKRVNPRYPRRAKIRRQEGFVQLTFKIDASGFVSGVQVVDSNPKGVFDEASIKAIKRWRFKPSKDDIAGSFKNATITFNFKLAR; the protein is encoded by the coding sequence ATGAGAATATTAATAGCTGTAGTCGTATCTCTTGTTATCTCAATTGCGATGTTTGTATTGATGCAAAAAATGACATCAACTCAAAGTGAACATATAAAAAAAGAGACAAAACCTGTACAACTTACTTACTTAAGAGATAAAAAAGATACGGTTATTGAAAAGAAAAAAAGAGTTAAACCTAAAGAGCCAATTAAAAAAGTTGAACCAAAAAAGTTAGAATTAAAAACAAAATTAAATCAAGAACTAAATAAAAATGTAAAAATCAAGCCTTTGGATATTAGACAAAATATTGATATTTCTTCAATCAACTCTTTAACAGGAGCTAAAATAAATATTGGTTCGAACCTTTTAGATGCAAATATGCTAACTGCACTTAAAAGAGTAAATCCAAGATATCCAAGACGTGCAAAAATAAGAAGACAAGAAGGTTTTGTACAACTAACATTTAAGATTGATGCAAGTGGTTTTGTATCGGGGGTTCAAGTTGTTGATTCAAATCCTAAAGGTGTATTTGATGAAGCTTCAATCAAAGCTATAAAAAGATGGAGATTTAAACCTTCAAAAGATGATATTGCAGGAAGTTTTAAAAATGCAACTATCACATTTAACTTTAAATTAGCAAGGTAG
- a CDS encoding Crp/Fnr family transcriptional regulator, with product MKIIVIINDLNQQNLSVIKLIFFMYKNVLNKIDFFRLLSEEEIELINKSCKIVTLNKDNILFYEGDFANSFYIMLQGKLKLYKTGTMGNEIVIHNFSKPTILAEMATFQASAFPATAISTSNITKVAVLEKEVFLSLLQSNANLSFHIIGSLIKKMRSLEQTIHRNLVYDATQKVCAFLRDNPKILIERKHSEIANKLNMAPATLSRSIKKIKEKGYINDENIVVDNSFYEILQ from the coding sequence TTGAAAATAATAGTGATTATCAATGACTTAAATCAACAAAACTTAAGTGTGATTAAGTTAATATTTTTCATGTATAAAAATGTATTAAATAAAATAGACTTTTTTAGACTTTTAAGTGAAGAAGAAATTGAGCTAATAAATAAATCTTGTAAAATAGTTACTTTAAATAAAGATAATATCTTATTTTATGAGGGAGATTTTGCAAACTCTTTTTATATTATGCTTCAAGGTAAACTAAAATTATATAAAACTGGTACTATGGGAAATGAAATAGTTATTCACAATTTTAGTAAACCTACAATACTAGCAGAAATGGCTACTTTTCAAGCATCTGCTTTTCCTGCAACTGCAATTAGTACAAGTAATATAACTAAAGTAGCAGTTTTAGAAAAAGAAGTGTTTCTTTCTCTTTTACAAAGTAATGCCAACTTGTCTTTTCATATTATAGGTTCTTTAATAAAAAAGATGAGAAGTTTAGAACAAACAATTCATAGAAACTTAGTATATGATGCTACACAAAAAGTATGTGCTTTTTTAAGAGATAATCCAAAGATATTAATTGAAAGAAAACATTCTGAAATTGCAAATAAATTAAATATGGCACCAGCGACACTATCTAGATCAATTAAAAAGATAAAAGAAAAAGGATATATTAATGATGAAAATATAGTTGTTGATAATTCTTTTTATGAAATATTACAGTAA